One segment of Ipomoea triloba cultivar NCNSP0323 chromosome 12, ASM357664v1 DNA contains the following:
- the LOC115998953 gene encoding protein KRI1 homolog, giving the protein MKLFEGDDDDVEKLSKIEINKEFARRFEHNKKREDLQRFEELKKKGLVDEDDSSDESEDVDDDEDFGKPISEKDAEFFNALIKIRNKDPILQNKDAKLFESESESEPDSEADDKKKEKAKKKMYLKDVASKHLIEEGPEFNDEDEEEDKDKMKVKTYSEEQEELRKEFLDSVEKMEMENERDGEDFFKVKERGDEDVEDDEDAEEFSKKLDEYFGEDDKLDENDRFLKDYFRNKMWMNSDEKVGKEDDVGLEFSEDEEEIEKQEDYERDFNFRFEENAGDRVWGHSRKVEGSVRKKMNARKLQRERKEERMAKEEDERKEELKRLKNLKKKEMKEKLQKIKETAGIGDDGVCLLDEDDLEEEFNPEEYDKKMKKAFGEAYYETEDVNPDFGSDEDADEGDLEKPDFDKEDELLGLPKGWDEMNQPREGFLSVRERILKSQENTGEEHETVDEEDGVSEEGKRKKKRRKDSVVMQAAKDQLMEEYYKLDYEDAIGDLKTRFKYKPVNAKRFGLSTEEMLILDDKELNQYVPLKTLAPYRDKDWKVPRAKRHQQKQKIKELIQGKTLDIRKNEKKRPRDQETTIVANYTENEKPHLEGSNGDTSTLSRKKRRKMRLAELKTSHRRLLAFGFNKKK; this is encoded by the coding sequence ATGAAGTTATTTGAAGGCGACGATGATGATGTAGAGAAGCTGAGCAAAATCGAGATAAACAAGGAGTTTGCTCGCCGATTTGAGCACAACAAGAAGAGAGAGGACCTGCAGAGGTTCGAGGAGTTGAAGAAGAAGGGTCTTGTCGACGAAGATGACTCCTCAGACGAGTCAGAAGACGTTGATGACGACGAAGACTTTGGTAAGCCAATTAGTGAAAAAGACGCAGAGTTCTTTAATGCTCTAATTAAGATCAGAAACAAAGACCCCATTTTGCAAAACAAAGATGCTAAATTATTTGAGTCTGAATCTGAGTCCGAGCCTGATTCTGAGGCTGATgataagaagaaagaaaaggctAAGAAGAAGATGTATTTGAAAGATGTAGCGTCAAAGCATTTGATAGAGGAGGGGCCGGAGTTcaatgatgaagatgaagaagaggatAAGGATAAGATGAAGGTGAAGACATACTCAGAGGAGCAAGAGGAGCTGAGGAAGGAGTTCCTGGATTCGGTGGAGAAAATGGAGATGGAGAATGAGCGGGATGGAGAGGACTTCTTTAAGGTAAAAGAGAGAGGTGATGAGGATGTGGAAGATGACGAAGACGCTGAGGAGTTCTCCAAGAAGTTGGATGAGTATTTTGGGGAGGATGATAAGTTAGATGAGAATGACCGGTTTCTGAAAGATTATTTCAGGAATAAAATGTGGATGAATAGTGATGAGAAGGTTGGCAAGGAAGATGATGTGGGATTAGAATTCTCAGAGGATGAGGAGGAGATTGAGAAGCAGGAGGATTATGAGAGGGATTTCAATTTCAGGTTTGAAGAGAATGCTGGTGATAGGGTATGGGGACACTCAAGGAAAGTAGAGGGTTCGGTAAGGAAGAAAATGAATGCAAGGAAATTGCAGAGGGAGAGGAAGGAAGAGAGGATGGCAAAGGAAGAGGATGAGAGGAAGGAGGAGTTGAAGCGATTGAAGAATTTGAAGAAGAAGGAGATGAAGGAGAAGCTTCAGAAGATTAAGGAGACTGCAGGGATTGGAGATGATGGGGTTTGCTTGTTAGATGAGGATGATTTGGAAGAGGAATTCAATCCAGAGGAGTACGATAAGAAGATGAAAAAGGCATTTGGAGAGGCTTACTATGAGACAGAAGATGTGAACCCCGACTTTGGGAGTGATGAGGATGCAGATGAAGGTGATCTTGAAAAGCCTGATTTTGACAAGGAGGACGAGTTACTTGGGCTTCCAAAGGGATGGGATGAAATGAATCAGCCACGTGAGGGGTTCTTATCAGTTAGGGAAAGAATTTTGAAAAGCCAGGAAAATACAGGCGAAGAGCATGAAACAGTAGATGAAGAAGATGGGGTGTCCGAAGAAGGTAAGCGGAAAAAGAAGCGAAGGAAGGATAGTGTTGTTATGCAGGCAGCTAAGGATCAATTAATGGAGGAATATTATAAGTTAGACTATGAGGACGCGATAGGTGACTTAAAGACTAGGTTTAAGTATAAACCTGTCAATGCTAAAAGATTCGGCTTGAGTACTGAGGAGATGTTAATACTGGATGACAAGGAGTTGAATCAATATGTACCTCTAAAGACGCTGGCACCATATCGAGACAAGGATTGGAAGGTGCCCCGAGCTAAGAGACACCAGCAAAAgcagaaaattaaagaattaattcagGGGAAGACACTAGACATCAGGAAGAATGAGAAAAAGAGGCCAAGGGATCAGGAAACCACAATAGTGGCAAATTATACAGAAAATGAGAAACCACATTTGGAGGGATCAAATGGCGATACAAGCACTCTATCGAGGAAAAAGAGGAGAAAGATGCGTCTAGCTGAACTTAAGACATCTCACCGGAGGCTTTTGGCATTTGGGTTCAATAAGAAGAAGTAG
- the LOC115999639 gene encoding chloroplastic import inner membrane translocase subunit HP30-2-like produces the protein MGEGKQQIMAVQMHAQNPIEQFQAKYKEIEDGFKNWLAKQSLPVEAAVVTATNFAQGAFLGALLGNFSPDLSSSMPSPPPGANFDPNVMNAFQQAQALSGGPWIQARNFGVMAGSNAGISCVMKRLRGKEDIQTSMTAAFGSGVLFSLVSGVSGGQNPVAGALQSGVFFALVQGGLFKLGQQFSQPPAEDIHYVKTRSMLTSLGLQRYEKNFKKGMLTDSTLPLLNDSALQDVKIPPGPRLLILDQIQRDPDLKAKQRFS, from the exons ATGGGAGAAGGAAAACAGCAAATCATGGCAGTTCAAATGCACGCCCAGAATCCAATTGAGCAGTTTCAGGCCAAGTACAAGGAAATTGAGGACGGATTCAAGAACTGGCTAGCTAAGCAATCCTTGCCTGTTGAAGCCGCCGTCGTGACCGCCACTAACTTCGCCCAAGGCGCTTTCCTGGGCGCTCTCTTGGGGAATTTCTCCCCTGACCTATCTAGCTCCATGCCCTCCCCACCTCCCGGGGCCAATTTCGATCCCAATGTCATGAATGCATTTCAACAAGCTCAG GCACTTTCAGGTGGCCCCTGGATTCAAGCCCGGAATTTTGGTGTCATGGCTGGTTCAAATGCTGGTATTTCTTGTGTCATGAAAAGATTGAGAGGCAAGGAAGATATTCAGACaag TATGACAGCTGCATTTGGTTCTGGAGTCCTGTTTTCTTTAGTAAGTGGCGTGAGTGGCGGCCAGAATCCAGTGGCTGGTGCTTTACAAAGTGGCGTATTCTTTGCGCTTGTTCAAGGTGGACTTTTCAAG TTGGGACAGCAGTTTTCACAGCCACCCGCAGAAGATATTCATTATGTCAAGACTAGATCAATGCTAACCAGCCTTGGCCTGCAGAGGTACGAAAAAAACTTCAAGAAGGGCATGCTGACCGATAGCACTTTGCCTTTACTGAATGATAG TGCTCTTCAAGATGTGAAGATTCCTCCTGGACCAAGGCTTCTCATTCTTGATCAAATACAGAG GGACCCGGATCTCAAAGCAAAACAAAGATTCAGCTAG
- the LOC116000156 gene encoding uncharacterized protein LOC116000156: MEKQVLDYVLVPLGLLVMVCYHLWLLWQIRNNPNRTVIGVNAINRGFWVRAMMEDVSKNGVLAVQTFRNNIMASTLLASTAIMLSSLIAVLMTGFNSNSDRSMTIVLGDNSDLSSCIKFFSILVCFLVAFLFNVQSIRYYSHASILVNVPYRKIMEGWEADDPTNQYRCVVTSEYVGRTVNRGSYFWSLGLRAFYFSFPLFLWIFGPIPMFLCCIVLVFMLYFLDVTVDFRLVASTPNGEEDVEIGQQLGTID, encoded by the exons ATGGAAAAACAGGTTCTTGATTACGTGTTAGTCCCGTTGGGCCTTTTAGTTATGGTGTGTTATCACCTATGGCTTCTGTGGCAGATTAGGAATAACCCCAACCGCACCGTCATCGGCGTCAATGCAATCAACCGCGGCTTCTGGGTCCGCGCAATGATGGAG GATGTGTCGAAGAATGGGGTTCTAGCAGTTCAGACATTCAGAAACAACATAATGGCGTCGACGCTTTTAGCGTCGACGGCCATAATGCTGAGCTCCCTCATCGCGGTGTTGATGACGGGATTTAACAGTAACAGCGACCGGTCCATGACGATTGTGTTGGGCGACAACAGCGATCTAAGCTCATGCATAAAGTTCTTCTCAATACTGGTGTGTTTCCTGGTGGCTTTTCTGTTCAACGTTCAGTCAATAAGGTACTACAGTCACGCCAGCATCCTCGTTAACGTTCCTTACCGGAAAATAATGGAGGGATGGGAAGCTGATGATCCGACCAACCAGTACCGTTGTGTGGTGACGTCGGAGTACGTAGGGAGGACAGTGAATAGAGGGAGCTATTTTTGGTCTCTGGGGCTCAGGgcattttacttttcttttcccCTCTTTTTGTGGATCTTTGGACCTATTCCTATGTTCTTATGTTGCATTGTCCTGGTTTTCATGCTTTATTTTCTCGACGTTACGGTGGATTTTCGATTGGTGGCTTCTACACCAAATGGGGAAGAGGATGTGGAGATTGGACAACAACTTGGAACTATAGATTGA
- the LOC115999637 gene encoding pathogenesis-related thaumatin-like protein 3.5, with protein MLVVVFVSRKSLFLVSFVIISAALFSCCFASTFTVTNNCPFTIWPATLSGSGAPPLPTTGFQLDSGESVKIPSAAGWSGRIWARTGCTFDASGVGSCQTGDCEGKLECGGMGATPPASLFEITLGQGDVKDFYDVSIVDGYNLPMVAAPQGVLGGCNATGCLSNLNMGCPKELQVYGGEGEGEVVGCKSACEAFGLAQYCCSGEFANPSTCKPSFYSTIFKRACPRAYSYAFDDGTSTFTCKASEYAIVFCPTGAIRSPPAAETANQKYVMTTDYSSPVSSSATTALHPLLTLVLIMFITYLIFC; from the exons ATGCTGGTTGTCGTCTTTGTGTCTCGGAAGTCATTATTTCTCGTGTCGTTTGTAATCATCTCTGCGGCGTTGTTCTCTTGCTGTTTCGCCTCGACTTTCACCGTTACCAATAACTGCCCGTTCACGATATGGCCGGCGACGCTGTCCGGGTCCGGGGCGCCTCCGCTTCCGACGACCGGGTTTCAGTTGGACTCCGGCGAGAGCGTGAAGATTCCGAGCGCGGCGGGGTGGTCGGGGCGCATTTGGGCTAGGACTGGGTGTACTTTTGACGCGTCGGGCGTTGGGTCTTGTCAGACCGGGGATTGTGAAGGGAAGCTGGAATGCGGTGGCATGGGCGCCACCCCGCCGGCCTCCCTCTTCGAGATAACGCTGGGGCAAGGGGACGTTAAAGACTTCTACGATGTTAGCATCGTCGACGGATATAATTTGCCGATGGTTGCCGCGCCGCAGGGAGTGCTCGGAGGATGCAACGCCACCGGCTGCCTTTCCAATCTCAACATGG GTTGTCCGAAAGAGCTTCAAGTGTACGGCGGCGAGGGCGAGGGCGAAGTAGTTGGGTGCAAGAGCGCGTGCGAAGCATTCGGGCTAGCCCAATACTGCTGCAGCGGCGAGTTTGCCAATCCCTCAACCTGCAAGCCGTCGTTCTATTCAACCATCTTCAAGCGAGCTTGTCCCAGGGCTTACAGCTACGCCTTTGACGACGGCACCAGCACCTTCACCTGCAAAGCTTCCGAATACGCCATCGTCTTCTGCCCCACCGGTGCCATACGCTCGCCGCCGGCCGCAGAAACCGCCAACCAGAAGTACGTAATGACGACGGATTATTCTTCGCCGGTTTCGTCCTCGGCAACCACGGCCCTCCACCCCCTCCTAACATTGGTTCTCATCATGTTTATCACGTACCTTATTTTCTGCTAA
- the LOC115999640 gene encoding protein RESPONSE TO LOW SULFUR 3-like — MAPTLAVRRRESQPGAAEEEELRRRNEELEKELKNSRDREEKMRRELERIWERLRVAEEAEERLSSQLGELEAEAVDQARAYRARVTALMDQLSAANKLIQSASVYVS, encoded by the coding sequence ATGGCTCCAACACTCGCCGTGCGCCGCCGCGAATCTCAGCCGGGagcggcggaggaggaggagctgaGGAGGAGGAACGAGGAGCTGGAGAAAGAGCTGAAAAATAGCCGAGACAGGGAGGAGAAGATGCGGAGAGAGCTGGAGAGAATCtgggagagattgagagtggCGGAGGAGGCGGAGGAGCGGCTGAGCTCGCAACTCGGCGAGCTGGAAGCGGAGGCCGTCGATCAGGCTCGAGCGTACAGAGCTCGTGTTACGGCGTTGATGGATCAGCTCTCGGCTGCGAACAAGCTCATCCAATCGGCTTCCGTTTATGTTAGTTGA
- the LOC115999620 gene encoding protein KRI1 homolog, which produces MVSITQKGDHVEKLRLCKDSLPNSSTYPATVQFKKPLLLSLPISEKDAEFFNALIKIRNKDPILQNKDAKLFESESESEPDSEADDKKKEKAKKKMYLKDVASKHLIEEGPEFNDEDEEEDKDKMKVKTYSEEQEELRKEFLDSVEKMEMENERDGEDFFKVKERGDEDVEDDEDAEEFSKKLDEYFGEDDKLDENDRFLKDYFRNKMWMNSDEKVGKEDDVGLEFSEDEEEIEKQEDYERDFNFRFEENAGDRVWGHSRKVEGSVRKKMNARKLQRERKEERMAKEEDERKEELKRLKNLKKKEMKEKLQKIKETAGIGDDGVCLLDEDDLEEEFNPEEYDKKMKKAFGEAYYETEDVNPDFGSDEDADEGDLEKPDFDKEDELLGLPKGWDEMNQPREGFLSVRERILKSQENTGEEHETVDEEDGVSEEGKRKKKRRKDSVVMQAAKDQLMEEYYKLDYEDAIGDLKTRFKYKPVNAKRFGLSTEEMLILDDKELNQYVPLKTLAPYRDKDWKWLQTLPV; this is translated from the exons ATGGTCAGCATAACGCAAAAAGGTGACCATGTGGAAAAGCTAAGGTTATGCAAAGATTCCCTACCAAATTCTAGTACCTACCCTGCAACAGTACAGTTTAAGAAGCCTCTACTACTTTCACTG CCAATTAGTGAAAAAGACGCAGAGTTCTTTAATGCTCTAATTAAGATCAGAAACAAAGACCCCATTTTGCAAAACAAAGATGCTAAATTATTTGAGTCTGAATCTGAGTCCGAGCCTGATTCTGAGGCTGATgataagaagaaagaaaaggctAAGAAGAAGATGTATTTGAAAGATGTAGCGTCAAAGCATTTGATAGAGGAGGGGCCGGAGTTcaatgatgaagatgaagaagaggatAAGGATAAGATGAAGGTGAAGACATACTCAGAGGAGCAAGAGGAGCTGAGGAAGGAGTTCCTGGATTCGGTGGAGAAAATGGAGATGGAGAATGAGCGGGATGGAGAGGACTTCTTTAAGGTAAAAGAGAGAGGTGATGAGGATGTGGAAGATGACGAAGACGCTGAGGAGTTCTCCAAGAAGTTGGATGAGTATTTTGGGGAGGATGATAAGTTAGATGAGAATGACCGGTTTCTGAAAGATTATTTCAGGAATAAAATGTGGATGAATAGTGATGAGAAGGTTGGCAAGGAAGATGATGTGGGATTAGAATTCTCAGAGGATGAGGAGGAGATTGAGAAGCAGGAGGATTATGAGAGGGATTTCAATTTCAGGTTTGAAGAGAATGCTGGTGATAGGGTATGGGGACACTCAAGGAAAGTAGAGGGTTCGGTAAGGAAGAAAATGAATGCAAGGAAATTGCAGAGGGAGAGGAAGGAAGAGAGGATGGCAAAGGAAGAGGATGAGAGGAAGGAGGAGTTGAAGCGATTGAAGAATTTGAAGAAGAAGGAGATGAAGGAGAAGCTTCAGAAGATTAAGGAGACTGCAGGGATTGGAGATGATGGGGTTTGCTTGTTAGATGAGGATGATTTGGAAGAGGAATTCAATCCAGAGGAGTACGATAAGAAGATGAAAAAGGCATTTGGAGAGGCTTACTATGAGACAGAAGATGTGAACCCCGACTTTGGGAGTGATGAGGATGCAGATGAAGGTGATCTTGAAAAGCCTGATTTTGACAAGGAGGACGAGTTACTTGGGCTTCCAAAGGGATGGGATGAAATGAATCAGCCACGTGAGGGGTTCTTATCAGTTAGGGAAAGAATTTTGAAAAGCCAGGAAAATACAGGCGAAGAGCATGAAACAGTAGATGAAGAAGATGGGGTGTCCGAAGAAGGTAAGCGGAAAAAGAAGCGAAGGAAGGATAGTGTTGTTATGCAGGCAGCTAAGGATCAATTAATGGAGGAATATTATAAGTTAGACTATGAGGACGCGATAGGTGACTTAAAGACTAGGTTTAAGTATAAACCTGTCAATGCTAAAAGATTCGGCTTGAGTACTGAGGAGATGTTAATACTGGATGACAAGGAGTTGAATCAATATGTACCTCTAAAGACGCTGGCACCATATCGAGACAAGGATTGGAAG TGGCTGCAGACATTGCCAGTGTGA
- the LOC115999674 gene encoding autophagy-related protein 13a-like yields the protein MDLHGNPQGEYGRFEQILSQFLLKSLHIILDSRVPSIRSYGHTREVKKSDKWFNMVLGDRPAALDNLNFWHRNLMEPMIIDIILVQDKANSSAKQYSGTTLGDTFTETVIERWVVQYEHPRSLPPQVGDSSYKKTYKKLIILLRSLYSMTRLLPAYKAFRKLSSSQSCDFDLNYKVSSFTVPFSRAEEPLIKHYSFIPVDAQHGCFSLSLTYRENLSDFNLETSACFPPEIITDYVGSPLADPMRSFPSTSSEKGVRATSYPLRRSQTSTSGPFQRPHSWTSGLHKGPSLAQNEQSLESPPLYRSPYDLSSPPVNVHGRRISNYRVPTHHRTTSSEDYQLSPPFSPFSASPSPSLSPPTHVSHGNAALSRLSSETSPVNIPHPMTSRNSGFPSPNFSDPNRHSLPPQSPRSIKHDSSHHEFPTGIRSLKKSDSTRAGESSSGTANVGLKVLRDAKDDSGRFSGLHSSSGSPRIEFSRSSSRLSFPDDLDDCDFSCPFVVDDVDSQASQNLDAKKDSESPSQTVLGTRKSQDAAVGALIQMLKTAPPLCQDSSCYSPCSVKNDPEGEIGTSSGFSFPRKISDAMEDLRAYKELKDLLLSKSATQSVRKAD from the exons ATGGATTTACATGGAAATCCTCAGGGTGAGTATGGAAGGTTTGAGCAGATTCTTTCTCAGTTTCTTTTGAAGAGTTTGCATATAATATTGGATTCGAGGGTTCCTTCTATCCGATCTTATGGACATACCAGGGAAGTGAAAAAGAGTGACAAGTGGTTCAATATGGTGTTGGGAGATCGTCCTGCCGCTCTtgataatttgaatttttggcATAGGAATTTGATGGAGCCTATGATTATTGATATTATACTTGTTCAAGACAAGGCCAATTCTTCAGCAAAACAGTATTCAGGTACCACATTAGGGGATACATTCACAGAAACTGTTATAGAGAGGTGGGTTGTTCAATATGAGCATCCGAGGAGTTTGCCTCCTCAAGTCGGTGATTCTTCTTACaagaaaacatacaagaaactaATTATACTTTTACGGTCCCTTTATTCAATGACAAGGCTCCTTCCAGCTTATAAGGCCTTCCGGAAACTATCTTCTTCTCAAAGTTGTGATTTTGATCTTAATTACAAGGTCTCTTCGTTTACTGTTCCATTCTCTAGGGCGGAGGAACCGTTGATAaaacattattcttttattcCAGTTGATGCTCAACATGGTTGTTTTTCTTTATCTTTGACATACCGTGAAAATCTCTCTGACTTCAACCTGGAGACTTCTGCGTGTTTTCCTCCAGAGATTATTACAGATTATGTTGGTAGTCCTCTCGCTGATCCTATGAGGTCATTTCCTTCCACATCATCAGAGAAGGGTGTCCGTGCTACATCATATCCACTAAGGCGGTCACAGACATCTACCTCAGGACCATTTCAGCGTCCCCATAGTTGGACAAGTGGGCTCCACAAGGGGCCCTCTTTAGCTCAGAATGAGCAAAGTCTAGAATCTCCACCTCTGTATCGCTCACCATATGACCTATCATCTCCACCTGTTAATGTACATGGCAGAAGGATCTCAAACTACAGAGTTCCCACTCATCATAGAACAACAAGCTCTGAAGATTACCAGCTTTCACCACCATTCAGCCCATTCTCAgcatctccatctccatcacTGTCCCCTCCTACACACGTCTCACATGGAAATGCTGCATTGTCTCGGTTGTCTTCAGAAACTTCCCCTGTCAATATCCCACACCCAATGACTAGCAGAAATTCTGGATTCCCTTCTCCTAACTTTTCTGACCCAAACAGGCACTCACTTCCACCTCAATCCCCCAGAAGCATAAAGCATGATTCCTCACATCATGAATTCCCTACTGGAATCAGGTCATTAAAGAAATCAGATTCAACAAGGGCTGGAGAGTCGAGTTCTGGGACTGCAAATGTGGGTCTGAAG GTGTTAAGAGATGCCAAAGATGATTCAGGACGTTTCTCTGGTTTGCATTCTTCAAGTGGTTCACCACGTATTGAATTTTCTAGGAGTTCTAGTAGATTATCTTTCCCAGACGATTTGGATGACTGTGATTTTTCTTGTCCATTTGTTGTCGATGATGTTGATTCCCAAGCCAG TCAAAACCTCGATGCAAAGAAGGATTCAGAATCTCCTTCACAAACAGTCCTAGGAACCAGAAAATCTCAAGATGCTGCTGTTGGTGCGCTTATTCAGATGCTGAAGACAGCTCCTCCATTATGCCAAGATTCTAGCTGTTATTCCCCATGTTCTGTGAAAAACGATCCGGAGGGAGAAATTGGTACTTCTTCCGGGTTTTCTTTCCCTCGAAAGATTTCAGATGCAATGGAGGATCTCAGAGCTTACAAAGAATTAAAGGATCTTCTTCTTTCCAAGAGTGCAACTCAGTCGGTCCGCAAGGCAGATTGA